CGGACAACGATTCCATCAGTAAATCAACTACTGAACCGATTCAATTGAACAATAAGCACGACCTTCATCTTAGGCCAGAAACTTACTGAATCTACAGTAAATCATACTAATCATTCTGATGATGAACTCCCTGGACACCTCCTTCTCGATTCAGGAGCATCACGAACCCTTATAAGATCTGCTCATCACATACACTCAGCATCATCTAATCCTGACATAAACGTAGTTGATGCTCAAAAAAGAAATATACCAATTAACGCTATTGGTGACCTACAATTTCACTTCCAGGACAACACCAAAACATCAATAAAGGTATTGCACACTCCTAACATAGCCTATGACTTACTCAGTTTGAATGAATTGGCTGCAGTAGATATCACAGCATGCTTTACCAAAAACGTCTTAGAACGTCTGACGGCACTGTACTTGCACCTATCGTAAAATATGGAGACTTTTACTGGGTATCTAAAAAGTACTTGCTTCCATCAAATATCTCCGTACCCACCATCAATAATGTCCATACAAGTGAAAGTATTGTCAGACGCATCAGCACTGGCTTGACCAGACGTCAATGTGTCAGCAATGTCGGCATACCAAGTTTTGCCAGTTGCAGCATCTTTAGCATTGCCAACCTCAGCCGGTGTTGCCGCTTTAATACCCTCCGCAAGTTTTGCTAATACTTCATCAAGTATCTTGGCAAGAGTCGCTTGAAGCTGGTCGTCCGTTTGCGTGCCTGCTTGAGCTTGTGCCACTAGGTCGTCTAACGCTGCCGTAAATGTTTTGCCAGTGCTTGGATCAGTTTGATTGCCCAAGTCCGTTCCCAGCGCACCTTCACAGATTGCAACTGGTTAAGCAGCGAAGTCTTCTTATCTGCAGGTAACTTGGCAGCTAATTGATTGATCGCAGTTTGCAGGTCTCGATTGGCACCAGTAAGTGAATCAACTGAGGCGTTCGTCTGATCAAGCGCCGTTTGTGCCTTCTGCGTTGCCGCTGCTAAAGCAGTCGTTGTGGCATCATCATACTTACCGCTGGCACTTAGCGTTTTGGCGGAAGCAATCAGATTAGTCAGTGCCTGCTTAGCTGCCTGCAATTGTGCAGGATCATCGGCCTTGATATTGGTGACAACATAGTCGACGGCTGGTGATTCATTACCGTATAAATCAGTCGACTTAAACTTGAAGGTGCCATTTGCCGTGACGTGACACCGGCTGCCGGAACATCCTGATATGTCTTGCCACCATCAGCACTATACTGAACCGTTTCGCCCGTTGCGGCAGCGTTTGCCGTCAGAGTCACCGTTTGGGCTGGTTCAGTGGTACTTGGCGTCACAGTTGGTGCTGCCAGTGTTTTCTTTGGTTCGTAGTAAACTGTGATGTTCTTGGTCGTGGTGTTATCTTCGCTATCTGTAACAGCAACAGTCAGCACGTTTTTGCGGTTCACTTGAAGCATCAGCTGACGCCAGTGAATCCAACGGATCCACAGACACCGGGAGCGCCAATCCATCCAGATGAACCAGATGGACCAAAGTGGCCAACTCGCACCAACTATGATAAGACGGTCCATGAGACCGTCAGTTATGTTGATCAGACTGGACACGTAGTGGCCAAGCCGCACACTGATTCTGTCAACTTCACACGAACCGTCGTTGTCGATAACGTTACTGGTGAAGTGATTACGAGTGGTGCTGGAACAACCGCCTGGACAGCGACAAATGGTGATACAACCTTTGATGCCGTTGTTAGTCCAGTGGTGTCGGGATCTGTAGCTGATAAAGCGCAGACAGCTGTCGTAACTGACCTGAATGCCGATTCAGCAGATGTTAATGAGACCGTGACATACACGAAAGTCGGATCATTGGTACCAAGCTCAAGTGATGGGAACTTCCCTAGAGTACCAAGAGTAGTCTATCCAAATGACCCACGTGATGCGACGAAGGTTACACCAGCCGGTGTACCGACGGTACCAGGTTATACAGCACATGATCCAGAAGGTCATGTTTTGACACCCGGTAGCCGTTATCAGCCAAGTGATCCGACGAAAGATACAACGATCACCTATACCGCAGATCAGCAAAAAGGTAGTGTCAGCTACGTTGATGATACGACCGGCAAAACTTTAAAGACGGATTCAATTTCAGGAACAACGGGCTCGAAATCCAGTTATAGTACCAGTGGCAGCATTGCGGATTATAAGAAACACGGGTATGAGTTAGTTACTGATGGCTATCCAGCAGATTTGACATTCGACAATGATGACAAACAGATCAGAACTTGGCCGAAGCGCCCCGTCCCTTTTTTGTGGGTGGGATTGCGGTGAAGGCATCCACGCATGGCGTGGATCTTATCTCTTGCCAATCTGGCACCTTGGGTGCCGAGAGCCCGGCGTGGGCGACCGTGTGGATCCAGGTCTTGCGACCGAGAAGTAGCTTGGGTCCCCACGCCGGATTCTCCCTGAACCGCCCGAACAGTTGGTTGAGTTGGCGCTCGAACTGATAAGACTGGGCAAGCGGGGAGAGCTCTCGACCCTGTCAGCCTAGCGGAGTTCTGCCATGTTTGGGATCGGGATCGATGTGAGCAAAGCCACGCTTGATGTGGCCGTCCATGGAGAGCAGTTTCGCCAATTCAGCAACGACAAGCGCGGCTTTGTGCGCTTGATTCGGTGGCTGAAGACGTGGCCGATCAAGCAGGTCGTTCTTGAGGCAAGCGGGGGTTACGAGCGTGCTGCTCTGGATGTATTGCACGCCGCTGGCCTGCCGATGGTACGAATCAATCCGGCGCGTGCACGGCGATTTGCCCAAGGCACGGGCCGTGCCGCCAAGACCGATCGGCTCGATGCGACAGTGCTGGCACAGATGGCCCATTTGTTGCCGCTGACCCGCTACGTACCGCCTGCTCCTTGGCAGCAGCGTCTGGCTGAATTTGCGCAATGCC
The sequence above is drawn from the Brachyspira hampsonii genome and encodes:
- a CDS encoding mucin-binding protein codes for the protein MNPTDPQTPGAPIHPDEPDGPKWPTRTNYDKTVHETVSYVDQTGHVVAKPHTDSVNFTRTVVVDNVTGEVITSGAGTTAWTATNGDTTFDAVVSPVVSGSVADKAQTAVVTDLNADSADVNETVTYTKVGSLVPSSSDGNFPRVPRVVYPNDPRDATKVTPAGVPTVPGYTAHDPEGHVLTPGSRYQPSDPTKDTTITYTADQQKGSVSYVDDTTGKTLKTDSISGTTGSKSSYSTSGSIADYKKHGYELVTDGYPADLTFDNDDKQIRTWPKRPVPFLWVGLR